The proteins below are encoded in one region of Mycobacterium pseudokansasii:
- a CDS encoding sulfotransferase family protein: MDLTGGDIPDIDFADLTSPTLTDVQRQVLNFTESRPVGLDVDQMLAEAIDQAGADDLDDTDGFGDRLAAHVAAIDGDTGLTQLTRGTLRQRVIRLLRNRLSLTDLIKRYPEIESILIEKPFIVVGMPRSGTTHLVNLIAADPRRRALPYWESQEPIPARGQGPDSFGVDPRYARAKHEHDALMVTAPVVAAMHDRFPEAIEEEVELLDLDMASYVLEWHARVPDWRDYYLGLDQRRHYGYLKKVLRALTFLRGPRTWVLKSPQHCEQLGPLMATFPDATVVFTHRDPVAVIQSAVTMMAYSDRLRRNSIDAAWLLDYWTDRVHRLLRACVRDRASVPPERSIDVGFHWLSGNEMPLLQELYRRGGVELTPEVRGRFQQYLDGNPRGKHGRIRYDLQCHFGISADRLRERFGFYFDRFDVRAES; this comes from the coding sequence GTGGACCTTACGGGCGGTGACATCCCAGACATCGACTTCGCCGATCTGACGTCACCCACGCTGACCGACGTGCAGCGCCAGGTGCTGAACTTCACCGAGTCGCGGCCCGTCGGGCTCGACGTCGACCAGATGCTGGCCGAAGCGATCGACCAGGCAGGAGCCGACGACCTGGACGACACCGACGGCTTCGGCGACCGGCTGGCCGCGCACGTGGCAGCTATCGACGGCGACACCGGCCTGACCCAGCTCACCCGCGGCACTTTGCGGCAACGAGTGATTCGACTGCTGCGCAACCGCTTGTCGCTGACCGACCTGATCAAGCGCTATCCCGAGATCGAATCGATCTTGATCGAGAAGCCTTTCATCGTCGTCGGGATGCCGCGATCCGGCACCACACACCTGGTCAACCTCATTGCCGCCGATCCACGCCGGCGCGCACTGCCGTACTGGGAAAGCCAGGAACCCATTCCGGCTCGCGGCCAGGGCCCCGACAGCTTCGGGGTGGACCCCCGCTACGCGCGAGCCAAGCACGAGCACGACGCACTCATGGTCACTGCGCCGGTGGTGGCTGCCATGCATGACCGCTTTCCCGAGGCCATCGAGGAGGAGGTGGAACTCCTCGACCTGGATATGGCCTCCTATGTCTTGGAATGGCATGCGCGAGTGCCTGATTGGCGCGACTACTATCTGGGGCTGGACCAACGCCGTCACTACGGCTACCTGAAAAAAGTGTTGCGGGCGTTGACGTTCCTGCGCGGCCCGCGTACCTGGGTCCTCAAGAGCCCGCAGCATTGTGAGCAACTGGGCCCCCTGATGGCGACCTTCCCCGACGCGACGGTCGTTTTCACGCACCGCGATCCCGTCGCGGTGATCCAGTCGGCGGTCACCATGATGGCCTACTCCGACCGGTTGCGCCGCAACAGTATCGACGCGGCCTGGCTGCTGGACTATTGGACTGACCGAGTGCACCGACTGCTGCGCGCCTGCGTGCGCGACCGCGCCTCAGTTCCGCCCGAGCGCAGCATCGACGTCGGCTTCCACTGGCTCAGCGGCAACGAAATGCCGTTGCTCCAAGAGCTTTACCGGCGCGGTGGAGTCGAATTGACCCCCGAGGTGCGTGGGCGCTTTCAGCAGTACCTGGATGGCAATCCGCGCGGCAAGCACGGACGAATCCGCTACGACCTGCAGTGCCACTTCGGTATCTCGGCCGACCGCCTGCGTGAACGGTTCGGCTTCTATTTCGACAGATTCGACGTGCGCGCCGAGTCCTGA
- a CDS encoding YbjQ family protein codes for MLVVTTNDIPGWEIQRVCGEVFGLTVRSRNAFSQIGAGFKSMFGGELQGMTKNLAESRNEAMVRLMTEARNKGGNAIIGMRFDTTELGDVWTEICAYGTAVQAVPVTDAARYTASQLGYGGAPQPQQPVQQPVQQQPYGAG; via the coding sequence GTGCTCGTTGTCACTACCAATGACATTCCGGGTTGGGAGATCCAACGCGTCTGCGGCGAAGTCTTCGGGCTCACCGTGCGATCACGAAATGCCTTCTCGCAGATAGGTGCTGGCTTCAAATCGATGTTCGGCGGCGAGCTGCAGGGCATGACCAAGAATCTGGCCGAGAGCCGCAACGAGGCGATGGTCCGGCTGATGACCGAGGCGCGCAACAAGGGCGGTAACGCGATCATCGGGATGCGGTTCGACACCACCGAACTCGGCGACGTGTGGACCGAGATCTGCGCCTACGGCACCGCGGTGCAGGCCGTGCCGGTCACCGACGCCGCCCGTTACACCGCCTCGCAGCTCGGGTACGGCGGTGCGCCGCAGCCCCAGCAGCCGGTGCAGCAGCCGGTGCAGCAGCAGCCGTACGGCGCGGGCTGA
- a CDS encoding nucleoside deaminase: MTADEELIRAALAVAATAGPRDVPIGAVVVGADGTELSRAVNAREALGDPTAHAEILALRAAAAVLGDGWRLEGTTLAVTVEPCTMCAGALVLARVARLVFGAWEPKTGAVGSLWDVVRDRRLNHRPQVRGGVLAADCAAPLEEFFARQRLG; encoded by the coding sequence GTGACCGCTGACGAAGAGCTGATCCGTGCCGCATTGGCGGTCGCCGCGACGGCGGGTCCGCGTGACGTGCCCATCGGCGCGGTCGTCGTCGGCGCCGACGGAACAGAGCTGTCCCGCGCGGTCAATGCCCGTGAGGCGCTGGGTGATCCGACCGCTCACGCCGAGATCCTCGCCTTGCGTGCGGCGGCGGCCGTGCTCGGTGACGGCTGGCGGCTCGAGGGGACCACGCTGGCGGTCACCGTGGAACCGTGCACCATGTGCGCGGGCGCCCTGGTGCTGGCGCGGGTCGCCCGCCTGGTGTTCGGAGCCTGGGAACCCAAGACCGGAGCGGTCGGGTCGCTGTGGGACGTGGTCCGCGACCGCCGGCTCAACCACCGTCCGCAGGTGCGAGGGGGCGTGCTGGCCGCGGACTGCGCCGCACCGCTGGAGGAGTTCTTCGCCCGCCAGCGATTGGGGTGA
- a CDS encoding tRNA adenosine deaminase-associated protein: MGAQRASAPGPSADAPDGFGVAVMREEGKWRCAAMGRKALTSLAAAETELRELRSSGAVFGLLDIDDEFFIIVRPAPSGTRLLLSDATAALDYDIAAEALDSLDAEIDPDDLEDAEPFEEGDLGLLADIGLPEAVLGVILDETDLYADEQLGRIAREMGFAEQLSAVIDRLGR, encoded by the coding sequence ATGGGAGCACAACGGGCCTCCGCGCCGGGCCCGTCCGCCGACGCGCCGGACGGTTTCGGCGTTGCCGTCATGCGTGAAGAGGGCAAATGGCGCTGCGCAGCGATGGGTCGGAAAGCGCTGACCAGCCTGGCGGCCGCCGAGACGGAACTGCGTGAACTGCGCAGTTCCGGAGCGGTGTTCGGGCTGCTCGACATCGACGACGAGTTCTTCATCATCGTGCGCCCCGCACCCTCGGGGACGCGTCTGCTGCTGTCGGACGCGACGGCGGCGCTGGACTATGACATCGCCGCGGAGGCTTTGGACAGCCTGGACGCCGAGATCGATCCCGACGACCTCGAGGATGCCGAGCCGTTCGAGGAGGGCGACCTCGGCCTGTTGGCCGACATCGGCCTGCCCGAAGCGGTGCTCGGAGTCATCCTCGACGAGACCGACCTTTACGCCGACGAGCAGCTCGGGCGCATCGCCCGGGAGATGGGCTTCGCCGAGCAACTGTCGGCGGTGATCGACCGCCTCGGCCGGTGA
- a CDS encoding prephenate dehydrogenase produces MCVLGLGLIGGSIMRATAAAGREVFGYNRSVEGAHGARTEGFDASTDLSATLNRAADIEALIVLAVPMPALPNMLAHIRESAPNCPLTDVTSVKCAVLDEVAAAGLQARFVGGHPMTGTAHSGWTAGHGGLFTRAPWVIAVDDHVDPQVWSMVMTLALDCGAVVVPAKSDEHDAAAAAISHLPHLLAEALAITAAEVPLAFALAAGSFRDATRVAGTAPDLVRAMCEANTGQLVPVTDRVIELLGRARDSLAGHGSVADLADAGHAARTRYESFPRSDIVTVVIGAERWREQLAAAGRAGGVIRSALPILDSPQ; encoded by the coding sequence GTGTGCGTGCTCGGGCTGGGACTGATCGGCGGCTCTATCATGCGAGCCACGGCCGCGGCCGGCCGCGAGGTTTTCGGCTACAACCGGTCTGTGGAGGGAGCCCACGGCGCCCGGACCGAAGGATTTGACGCCAGCACCGATCTTTCCGCGACGCTGAATCGGGCCGCGGACATCGAAGCGTTGATCGTGCTGGCGGTTCCGATGCCGGCATTGCCCAACATGCTCGCCCATATCCGTGAGTCGGCCCCCAACTGTCCGCTGACCGACGTCACCAGCGTCAAATGCGCGGTGCTCGACGAGGTCGCCGCCGCCGGTCTGCAAGCCCGCTTTGTGGGCGGTCACCCGATGACGGGCACCGCCCACTCGGGCTGGACGGCCGGCCACGGCGGGCTGTTCACCCGAGCCCCCTGGGTGATCGCCGTGGACGACCATGTCGATCCTCAGGTGTGGTCGATGGTGATGACGTTGGCACTGGACTGCGGGGCGGTGGTGGTCCCCGCCAAATCCGACGAGCACGATGCCGCCGCGGCCGCCATCTCCCACTTACCGCATCTGCTCGCCGAGGCGCTGGCGATCACCGCCGCCGAGGTGCCGCTGGCTTTCGCACTGGCCGCGGGCTCTTTCCGGGACGCAACCCGAGTCGCCGGCACCGCCCCGGACCTGGTGCGCGCGATGTGTGAAGCCAACACCGGCCAATTGGTACCGGTCACCGACCGGGTCATCGAGTTGCTGGGCCGCGCCCGCGATTCGCTGGCCGGCCACGGCTCGGTGGCCGACCTGGCCGACGCCGGCCACGCTGCACGCACCCGCTACGAAAGCTTCCCGCGCTCCGACATCGTCACGGTGGTGATCGGCGCCGAGAGATGGCGCGAGCAACTGGCCGCCGCGGGCCGGGCGGGCGGAGTGATCAGATCCGCTCTGCCAATCCTGGATAGTCCACAATGA
- a CDS encoding putative glycolipid-binding domain-containing protein encodes MNSAPSDPARRVWSAMLTWRAQDVSRMESVRIQVSGKRIRANGRIVAAATATNPAFGAYYDLQTDESGATKRFGLTVTLAERERQLAIARDEENMWLVTDHQGERRAAYNGALDVDLVFSPFFNALPIRRLAIHEKAESLALPMVYVNVPEMTVDAATVSYTSEGRLDGIKLRSPVADTTVTVDSEGFIVDYPGLAERI; translated from the coding sequence GTGAACTCCGCTCCCTCTGATCCGGCCCGGCGTGTCTGGTCTGCGATGTTGACTTGGCGCGCACAGGACGTCTCACGCATGGAATCGGTACGAATCCAGGTGTCCGGCAAGCGAATCAGGGCCAACGGCCGCATCGTGGCGGCGGCCACCGCAACAAATCCGGCCTTCGGCGCCTACTACGACTTGCAGACCGACGAGTCCGGCGCCACCAAGCGGTTCGGGCTCACCGTCACGCTGGCCGAGCGGGAACGGCAGCTTGCGATCGCCCGCGACGAGGAGAACATGTGGCTGGTCACCGACCACCAGGGCGAGCGGCGCGCGGCGTACAACGGTGCGCTCGACGTCGACTTGGTGTTCAGTCCGTTCTTCAACGCCCTGCCGATCCGGCGCCTCGCAATCCACGAGAAGGCCGAGTCACTGGCCTTGCCGATGGTCTACGTCAATGTCCCCGAGATGACCGTCGACGCGGCCACCGTCAGCTACACCAGCGAGGGACGTCTGGACGGGATCAAGCTCCGGTCACCGGTCGCCGATACCACCGTGACCGTCGACTCCGAGGGATTCATTGTGGACTATCCAGGATTGGCAGAGCGGATCTGA
- a CDS encoding ABC transporter permease, whose amino-acid sequence MNFLEQTWSYFSTAANWTGPAGLAARTVEHLEYTALAVAAAVVIAVPIGMVIGHTGRGQVLVVAVVNGLRALPTLGVLLLGVLIFGLGIGPPIGALMLLGIPSLLAGTYAGIAGVDPLVVDAARAMGMTESRVLLRVEVPNAMPLLLGGLRSATLQVVATATVAAYASLGGLGRYLIDGIKERQFHIALVGAVMVAALALTLDAVLALAVWASAPGTGRLRTPASRSNREIDVTVSSNFATADGHVLR is encoded by the coding sequence ATGAACTTCCTCGAGCAAACCTGGTCCTACTTCTCCACGGCAGCTAACTGGACCGGACCCGCGGGGCTGGCCGCCCGCACGGTGGAGCATCTGGAGTACACCGCCCTGGCCGTGGCCGCTGCGGTGGTGATCGCCGTCCCGATCGGAATGGTCATCGGGCACACCGGACGCGGCCAAGTGCTGGTGGTCGCCGTGGTCAACGGGCTGCGCGCGTTGCCGACACTGGGTGTGCTGCTGCTGGGCGTGCTGATTTTCGGGCTGGGAATCGGCCCGCCGATCGGGGCGCTGATGCTGCTGGGCATTCCGTCGCTGCTTGCCGGCACGTATGCGGGCATCGCCGGAGTCGACCCACTGGTAGTCGATGCCGCCCGGGCCATGGGGATGACCGAATCGCGGGTGCTGCTGCGTGTCGAGGTGCCCAATGCAATGCCGCTGCTGCTCGGCGGGCTGCGCAGCGCGACGCTGCAGGTGGTTGCCACCGCAACGGTGGCCGCCTACGCCAGTCTGGGCGGGCTGGGCCGCTACCTGATCGACGGGATCAAGGAGCGCCAATTCCACATCGCCCTGGTCGGTGCGGTGATGGTGGCTGCGCTGGCGTTGACTCTGGACGCGGTGCTGGCGTTGGCGGTATGGGCGTCGGCGCCGGGCACCGGCCGCCTGAGAACGCCCGCGAGCAGGTCAAATCGCGAAATTGACGTCACAGTTAGCTCCAATTTCGCCACGGCAGACGGACACGTCCTACGGTAG
- a CDS encoding ABC transporter permease, whose product MRYLLNHLDAAWVLTMIHLRLSLTPVLIGMAIAVPLGLAVQHAPVLRRFTTAMASVVFTIPSLALFVVLPLIIKTRILDEANVIVALTAYTTALLVRAVLEALDAVPAPVRDAAVAVGYSPIRRMIKVELPLSIPVLVAGLRVVVVTNIAMVSVGSVIGIGGLGTWFTAGYQTDKSDQIVAGIIAIFTLAVVIDMVLSLAGRLATPWERASAGRRRIRSTIVGGSR is encoded by the coding sequence GTGCGTTACCTGCTGAACCACCTCGACGCCGCCTGGGTGCTGACCATGATCCATCTGCGGCTGTCGCTGACTCCGGTGCTGATCGGGATGGCGATCGCGGTGCCGCTGGGCTTGGCGGTGCAGCACGCGCCGGTGCTGCGGCGATTCACCACGGCAATGGCCAGCGTCGTGTTCACCATCCCGTCGCTGGCGCTGTTCGTGGTGTTGCCGCTGATCATCAAAACGCGCATCCTCGACGAGGCCAACGTCATCGTCGCGCTGACCGCCTATACGACGGCGCTGTTGGTGCGGGCCGTGCTCGAGGCGCTGGATGCGGTGCCGGCGCCGGTGCGTGACGCGGCCGTCGCGGTCGGCTACTCACCGATCCGCCGGATGATCAAAGTCGAACTGCCGCTGTCGATCCCGGTACTGGTGGCGGGGCTGCGGGTGGTCGTCGTGACCAACATCGCGATGGTTTCGGTGGGCTCGGTGATCGGCATCGGCGGCCTGGGCACCTGGTTCACGGCGGGATACCAGACCGACAAGAGCGACCAGATCGTGGCCGGAATCATCGCGATCTTCACTCTGGCCGTCGTCATCGACATGGTGCTCAGCTTGGCCGGCCGGCTGGCCACACCGTGGGAGCGCGCGTCAGCTGGCCGTCGCCGGATCAGATCCACCATCGTCGGCGGTAGCCGATGA
- a CDS encoding ABC transporter ATP-binding protein, with amino-acid sequence MIRFDKVAKVYADGTTALDRLSLEVPKGRLTVFVGPSGCGKTTALRMINRMVEPSSGTVTVNGTDVAGVNPVRLRLGIGYVIQSAGLMPHQRVIDNVATVPVLKGQSRRAARKAAYQVLERVGLSPKVATRYPAQLSGGEQQRVGVARALAADPPILLMDEPFSAVDPVVRHDLQNEILRLQSELQKTVVFVTHDIDEAFKLGDVVAVFAPGGRLQQCDEPARLLARPANDFVSKFIGLGRGYRLLQLIDGAGLPLHDITCVTANTLHDKPLPDGWVLVVNDGRAPLGWIDADGLRRHRGGAALSDVMTVVGSVFRPNGNLSQALDAALSAPSSMGVAVDGGGKVIGAVLADDVLAAVTRRRQG; translated from the coding sequence ATGATCCGCTTCGATAAGGTCGCCAAGGTGTACGCCGACGGCACCACCGCCCTGGACCGGTTGAGCCTCGAAGTCCCCAAGGGCAGGCTTACCGTCTTTGTCGGCCCCTCCGGCTGCGGCAAGACCACCGCGCTGCGGATGATCAACCGGATGGTCGAGCCGAGTTCGGGCACCGTCACCGTCAACGGCACCGACGTGGCAGGCGTCAACCCGGTGCGGTTGCGGCTCGGCATCGGCTACGTCATCCAGAGCGCGGGATTGATGCCGCACCAACGGGTGATCGACAACGTCGCGACGGTGCCCGTGCTCAAAGGACAGTCGCGCCGGGCCGCCCGCAAAGCCGCCTACCAGGTGCTCGAGCGGGTCGGATTGAGTCCCAAGGTCGCCACCCGTTACCCGGCGCAACTCTCCGGCGGCGAGCAACAGCGTGTCGGAGTGGCACGGGCTCTCGCGGCCGACCCGCCGATCCTGTTGATGGACGAGCCGTTCTCGGCCGTCGATCCCGTGGTCCGCCATGACCTACAGAATGAAATCCTGCGTCTGCAAAGCGAATTGCAGAAAACGGTCGTCTTCGTCACGCACGACATCGACGAGGCGTTCAAACTCGGCGACGTGGTGGCGGTGTTCGCGCCGGGCGGCCGGCTGCAGCAGTGTGACGAGCCGGCCCGGCTGCTGGCCCGCCCGGCCAACGATTTCGTGTCGAAATTCATCGGGCTGGGCAGAGGCTACCGGTTGCTGCAACTCATCGACGGCGCCGGACTTCCGTTGCACGACATCACCTGCGTGACCGCAAACACCCTGCACGACAAGCCACTCCCGGATGGCTGGGTGCTGGTGGTCAACGACGGCCGCGCGCCGTTGGGCTGGATAGACGCCGACGGCCTGCGGCGCCACCGAGGCGGCGCGGCGTTGTCGGATGTCATGACGGTGGTCGGCTCGGTGTTCCGTCCCAACGGAAACCTCAGCCAGGCGCTGGATGCGGCGCTGTCGGCGCCCTCGTCGATGGGCGTCGCCGTCGACGGCGGCGGCAAGGTGATCGGCGCAGTACTGGCCGACGACGTGTTGGCCGCGGTGACACGCCGACGGCAGGGCTGA
- a CDS encoding ABC transporter substrate-binding protein: MGMLRHARRATLAAAVCLVTACPVAACGSADPFGTASGNIKSIVVGSGDFPESEIVAEIYAQALQANGFDVGRRLGIGSRETYIPALKDHSIDLVPEYIGNLLLYFQPDSTVTMLDAVELELYKRLPGDLSILTPSPASDTDTVTVTKATASNWNLTTIADLAAHSAEVKFAAPSVFQTRPAGLPGLRQKYGLDIGPANFTTINDGGGAVTVRALVDGTVTAANVFSTSPAIRQNNLVVLADPEHNFLAGNIVPLVNSQKKSDRLKDVLDAVSAKLTTEGMAELNAAVSGNDGVDPDQAARKWLRDNGFDRPIQP; the protein is encoded by the coding sequence ATGGGGATGCTGCGGCACGCGCGTCGCGCGACACTTGCCGCGGCGGTCTGCTTGGTGACGGCATGCCCGGTGGCGGCGTGCGGCAGCGCCGACCCGTTCGGGACGGCGAGCGGCAACATCAAGTCGATCGTCGTCGGATCCGGCGACTTCCCGGAGTCGGAGATCGTCGCGGAAATCTATGCACAGGCGTTGCAGGCCAACGGTTTCGACGTCGGGCGGCGACTGGGTATCGGCAGCCGCGAGACCTACATACCGGCGCTCAAAGACCATTCCATCGACCTGGTACCGGAGTACATCGGCAATCTGCTGCTGTACTTTCAGCCCGACTCCACGGTGACCATGCTGGATGCGGTCGAATTGGAGCTCTACAAGCGGTTGCCCGGTGACCTGTCGATTCTGACGCCGTCACCGGCATCCGACACTGACACCGTCACCGTCACCAAGGCGACCGCCAGCAACTGGAACCTGACGACCATCGCCGATCTCGCGGCGCATTCTGCCGAGGTGAAGTTCGCGGCGCCGTCGGTATTCCAGACCAGGCCGGCCGGGCTGCCCGGGCTGCGCCAGAAGTACGGACTCGACATCGGGCCAGCCAATTTCACCACCATCAACGACGGCGGCGGCGCGGTGACCGTGCGGGCGCTGGTCGACGGAACCGTCACCGCCGCCAACGTCTTCAGCACCTCGCCGGCGATCCGGCAGAACAACCTGGTGGTCCTGGCGGATCCGGAGCACAACTTCCTGGCCGGCAACATTGTGCCGTTGGTCAATTCGCAGAAGAAATCGGATCGCCTCAAGGATGTCCTGGATGCGGTCTCGGCGAAGCTGACCACCGAAGGCATGGCCGAACTCAATGCCGCGGTGTCGGGCAATGACGGCGTAGATCCCGACCAGGCGGCGCGGAAATGGTTGCGCGACAACGGCTTCGACCGTCCTATCCAGCCATGA
- a CDS encoding LapA family protein: MTTNPSGPREQPPSAPRPRVTAKDPASTLTRAGALWSSLIAGFLILILLLVFIAQNTAPTPFTFLGWHWSLPLGVAILLAAVGGGLLTVAVGTARIIQLRRVAKKSHTQALRSAGPPSR, translated from the coding sequence ATGACCACCAACCCCTCAGGCCCGCGTGAACAGCCGCCCTCGGCTCCCAGACCTCGTGTGACCGCCAAGGACCCGGCGTCCACGTTGACCCGGGCGGGCGCCCTGTGGTCGTCGTTGATCGCCGGCTTCCTGATCCTGATCCTGTTGCTGGTCTTCATCGCGCAGAACACCGCTCCCACCCCGTTCACCTTCTTGGGCTGGCACTGGAGCCTGCCGCTGGGGGTGGCCATCCTGCTGGCGGCCGTCGGGGGTGGGTTGCTGACGGTGGCGGTCGGCACCGCGCGCATTATTCAGCTGCGGCGGGTCGCCAAGAAATCCCACACGCAGGCATTGCGCTCCGCCGGCCCGCCGTCCCGTTGA
- a CDS encoding phosphotransferase family protein, with amino-acid sequence MTSVHGLDGLDLAALDGYLRSLGVERDGELRGELISGGRSNLTFRVYDVATSWLVRRPPLHGLTPSAHDMAREYRVVAALQDTPVPVARTIALCEDGSVLGAPFQIVEFVAGQVVRRRGQLEAFGSRVIDRCVDALIRVLVDLHGIDPNAVGLGDFGRPDGYLERQVRRWGSQWDLVRLPDDRRDNDVARLHSALQHAIPKQSRTSIVHGDYRIDNTILDADDPTTVRAVVDWELSTLGDPLSDAALMCVYRDPALDLIVNAQAAWTSPLLPTADELADRYSLVSGMSLGHWEFYMALGYFKLAIIAAGIDFRRRMSELADGQADSVDDAPDVVSPLISRGLAEITKPMS; translated from the coding sequence GTGACTTCGGTTCACGGACTCGACGGCCTCGACCTGGCCGCACTCGACGGATATCTGCGTTCGCTCGGCGTCGAGCGTGACGGTGAGTTACGCGGTGAGCTGATCTCCGGCGGCCGCTCCAATCTCACCTTCCGGGTCTACGACGTCGCGACGAGCTGGCTGGTGCGGCGCCCACCGCTGCACGGGCTGACGCCGTCGGCCCACGACATGGCCCGCGAGTACCGGGTTGTCGCCGCACTGCAGGACACGCCGGTGCCGGTGGCGCGCACCATCGCCCTGTGCGAGGACGGCTCGGTACTGGGCGCCCCCTTCCAGATCGTCGAATTCGTTGCGGGACAGGTGGTGCGCCGTCGCGGTCAACTCGAAGCATTCGGCAGTCGCGTCATCGACCGCTGCGTCGACGCATTGATCCGGGTGCTCGTCGACTTGCACGGCATCGACCCGAACGCGGTCGGGCTCGGCGATTTCGGTAGACCCGACGGCTACCTGGAACGGCAGGTGCGCCGCTGGGGTTCGCAGTGGGACCTGGTGCGGCTGCCCGACGACCGCCGGGATAACGACGTCGCCAGACTGCATTCGGCTCTGCAGCACGCGATTCCGAAGCAAAGCCGAACCTCGATCGTGCATGGTGACTACCGGATCGACAACACGATTCTGGATGCTGACGACCCGACGACGGTGCGCGCGGTGGTGGACTGGGAGCTGTCGACGCTGGGGGACCCATTGTCCGACGCGGCCCTGATGTGCGTCTACCGCGACCCCGCGCTGGATCTGATCGTCAATGCGCAGGCTGCCTGGACGTCGCCGCTGCTGCCGACGGCCGACGAACTGGCCGACCGTTATTCGCTGGTCTCCGGGATGTCGCTGGGGCATTGGGAGTTCTACATGGCGCTGGGCTACTTTAAGCTGGCCATCATCGCAGCCGGCATCGATTTTCGCCGGCGCATGTCCGAGCTCGCCGACGGCCAAGCCGATTCCGTGGACGACGCGCCCGACGTCGTGTCGCCGCTGATCTCCCGCGGCCTGGCCGAGATCACCAAGCCGATGTCGTAA
- a CDS encoding histidine phosphatase family protein, which translates to MQLLLVRHALPLRSEHGEGSDPDLSDTGIAQVARLPEALARFPISRVVSSPQRRAVQTAEPVAAAFDLSIDIDDRFAEYDRDLPVYIPVEQIREENPREWARMAQGHLPSAVDEDAFRARVRAAVDDVVISADPDDTVAAFSHGGVINVVLHEILGTARLLSFPIDYASVTRLLFSRSGQATVVTVNATEHVWDLLPRNRRLLGDEAGRGAG; encoded by the coding sequence ATGCAACTGCTTCTGGTCCGTCATGCTTTGCCGCTGCGCAGCGAACACGGCGAAGGTTCGGATCCGGACCTGTCGGACACCGGCATAGCCCAGGTCGCGCGGCTACCCGAGGCGCTGGCCAGGTTCCCCATCTCGCGTGTGGTGAGCAGCCCGCAGCGCCGCGCCGTCCAGACCGCCGAACCGGTCGCGGCGGCGTTTGACCTGTCGATCGACATCGACGACCGATTCGCCGAATACGACCGCGACCTTCCCGTGTACATCCCCGTCGAGCAGATCCGTGAAGAAAACCCGCGGGAATGGGCGCGCATGGCTCAGGGGCATCTACCCAGTGCCGTCGACGAGGATGCCTTCCGCGCGCGGGTCCGCGCGGCCGTCGACGACGTCGTCATCTCCGCCGATCCGGACGACACCGTCGCGGCGTTCAGCCACGGCGGGGTGATCAACGTGGTGCTGCACGAGATCCTGGGAACGGCACGCCTGTTGTCTTTCCCCATCGACTACGCCTCGGTGACTCGGCTGTTGTTCTCCAGGTCCGGTCAGGCGACGGTGGTGACGGTCAATGCGACCGAACATGTGTGGGACCTATTGCCCCGGAACCGGCGCCTGCTCGGCGACGAGGCGGGCCGTGGCGCGGGCTGA